A window of the bacterium genome harbors these coding sequences:
- a CDS encoding xanthine dehydrogenase family protein subunit M, with product MEIRDFQLHRPRSLAEACALGARLGEAARYCAGGTELIVDFRARRDGADHLISLREVPGLATIAVQDDDLRIGAMVSIAEIAESPLVAARFPALGLAARLMAGAQIRAQATIGGNFCRAVSCADTPPTCIAGEARLAMASAEGERQLAAEDFFTGPRQTVLRPGEIVTAILLPAQPVGSGADYQRFTLRAGQALAVAAVAARLVLVRGVITEARLCLGAVAPTPLLVPAAAAILERKRPSEALFAEAAAAAAAAARPICDLRGSDEYRRDLVRVLARRALAMAAARAQEAGR from the coding sequence ATGGAGATTCGCGACTTCCAGTTGCATCGACCGCGCAGTCTGGCCGAGGCCTGCGCGCTCGGCGCCCGCCTCGGCGAGGCTGCGCGGTACTGCGCAGGCGGCACGGAGCTCATCGTCGACTTCCGCGCGCGGCGGGACGGGGCCGATCACCTGATCAGTCTGCGCGAGGTCCCAGGCCTCGCGACCATCGCGGTCCAGGACGATGATCTCCGTATCGGCGCCATGGTCAGCATCGCCGAGATCGCCGAGTCGCCGCTGGTGGCGGCGCGCTTTCCGGCGCTGGGGCTGGCCGCCCGCCTGATGGCCGGCGCGCAGATCCGCGCCCAGGCCACCATCGGCGGCAACTTCTGTCGAGCCGTCTCCTGCGCCGATACGCCTCCCACCTGCATCGCCGGCGAGGCGCGCCTGGCCATGGCGAGCGCCGAGGGCGAGCGGCAGCTGGCCGCCGAGGACTTCTTCACGGGCCCCCGGCAGACCGTGCTGCGTCCGGGCGAGATCGTCACGGCGATTCTCCTGCCCGCCCAGCCCGTGGGCTCCGGCGCCGACTACCAACGCTTCACGCTGCGTGCCGGGCAGGCCCTGGCGGTCGCCGCCGTCGCCGCACGCCTCGTGCTGGTGCGCGGTGTGATCACGGAGGCCCGTCTCTGCCTGGGCGCCGTGGCCCCGACGCCCCTGCTCGTGCCGGCGGCCGCCGCCATTCTCGAGCGCAAGCGGCCGAGCGAGGCGCTCTTCGCGGAGGCTGCCGCAGCCGCCGCGGCCGCCGCTCGTCCCATCTGCGACCTGCGCGGAAGCGACGAGTATCGCCGCGATCTCGTGCGCGTGCTCGCGCGGCGCGCGCTCGCCATGGCCGCGGCCCGGGCGCAGGAGGCCGGACGATGA